Proteins from one Ricinus communis isolate WT05 ecotype wild-type chromosome 9, ASM1957865v1, whole genome shotgun sequence genomic window:
- the LOC8280436 gene encoding putative E3 ubiquitin-protein ligase XBAT34 isoform X2 yields MGQQQSKGELLYQQVNYGNTEGIKALYTEGAGLEWIDREGKTPLILACLNPELYNVAKTLIELGANVNAYRPGRNGGTPLHHAAKRGLANTVKLLLSHGANALVMNDDCQTPLEVARAKGYSNVVRTIEGYICLFSGLMREFYGPGFLEVLAPQFVSRKVWVVILPTGSRNPTKPFKLELAMYSSAQDAQPRILIALWRANLEEPKFHHSDPSVIIDESSTKTRIKLAPGNEGDKQQLQWFCDACRGIPQAMRPPAFLHSSESSAVQATAPTSTEDLELAMAINASVQSAAAEAPVIDIHSSEASSSTSSSSQSTLSAPLAPPPKAASNMWAAHDGGPSCNLIRENHIQNSISIVQTATQTPTLVPSAPPIIDEIVEDGPIHYPSIDSSLVDLTSPPEENLPASTGKKKQDGESSSCVICLDAPVEGACIPCGHMAGCMSCLKEIKAKEWGCPVCRAKIDQVVRLYVV; encoded by the exons atggGGCAACAGCAATCAAAAGGCGAATTGCTATATCAGCAAGTGAATTACGGCAATACAGAAGGAATCAAAGCTCTTTACACAGAAGGCGCTGGCCTTGAG TGGATAGATAGAGAAGGTAAAACGCCACTAATATTAGCGTGCTTGAACCCAGAGCTATATAACGTGGCTAAAACTTTGATAGAGCTTGGTGCTAATGTTAATGCTTATAGACCTG GTCGTAATGGAGGAACTCCTTTACATCATGCTGCGAAAAGAGGGCTTGCTAATACTGTTAAATTACTTCTTTCCCATGGAG CAAATGCATTAGTAATGAATGATGATTGTCAAACTCCTCTTGAAGTTGCTAGGGCTAAAGGATACAGTAATGTTGTCCGTACAATTGAG GGTTACATTTGTTTATTCTCTGGTTTGATGCGGGAATTCTATGGGCCTGGATTTCTTGAGGTACTAGCTCCTCAGTTTGTTTCAAGAAAAGT ATGGGTTGTTATTTTACCAACCGGATCCCGTAATCCTACAAAGCCTTTCAAGTTGGAGCTTGCCATGTATTCTAGTGCACAG GATGCCCAACCACGTATATTGATTGCATTGTGGAGAGCTAATCTGGAGGAACCAAAGTTTCACCATTCTGACCCTTCAGTGATAATTGACGAAAGCTCCACCA AAACACGCATTAAACTTGCACCAGGAAATGAAGGTGACAAGCAGCAGCTTCAGTGGTTCTGTGATGCATGCAGAGGAATTCCACAG GCAATGCGTCCCCCTGCATTTTTGCATAGTTCTGAGTCTTCAGCTGTTCAAGCAACAGCACCTACATCTACGGAAGATTTAGAATTAGCAATGGCAATTAATGCATCCGTCCAGTCTGCCGCAGCAGAGGCACCTGTTATTGATATTCACTCTAGCGAAGCGAGTTCTTCCACCAGTTCTAGCAGTCAAAGTACTCTGTCTGCACCATTGGCCCCTCCTCCAAAAGCAGCTAGCAACATGTGGGCAGCACATGATGGTGGCCCTAGTTGCAATTTAATTCGGGAAAACCATATCCAGAATAGTATCTCTATTGTTCAAACAGCAACTCAAACCCCAACTTTGGTCCCATCAGCACCACCTATCATAGATGAGATTGTAGAAGATGGTCCAATTCACTATCCATCAATTGATTCTAGCCTTGTTGATTTGACTTCTCCACCTGAGGAGAACTTACCAGCTAGCACAggcaaaaagaaacaagatgGAGAATCTTCATCTTGTGTTATATGTTTGGATGCTCCAGTTGAGGGGGCTTGCATCCCATGTGGCCATATGGCAGGCTGCATGTCTTGTTTGAAGGAGATCAAAGCCAAGGAATGGGGTTGCCCTGTGTGCCGTGCCAAGATTGACCAGGTTGTTAGGTTGTATGTTGTTTGA
- the LOC8280436 gene encoding putative E3 ubiquitin-protein ligase XBAT35 isoform X1, translating into MGQQQSKGELLYQQVNYGNTEGIKALYTEGAGLEWIDREGKTPLILACLNPELYNVAKTLIELGANVNAYRPGRNGGTPLHHAAKRGLANTVKLLLSHGANALVMNDDCQTPLEVARAKGYSNVVRTIEGYICLFSGLMREFYGPGFLEVLAPQFVSRKVWVVILPTGSRNPTKPFKLELAMYSSAQDAQPRILIALWRANLEEPKFHHSDPSVIIDESSTIPRGRRRRRARHRPRTVRQTRIKLAPGNEGDKQQLQWFCDACRGIPQAMRPPAFLHSSESSAVQATAPTSTEDLELAMAINASVQSAAAEAPVIDIHSSEASSSTSSSSQSTLSAPLAPPPKAASNMWAAHDGGPSCNLIRENHIQNSISIVQTATQTPTLVPSAPPIIDEIVEDGPIHYPSIDSSLVDLTSPPEENLPASTGKKKQDGESSSCVICLDAPVEGACIPCGHMAGCMSCLKEIKAKEWGCPVCRAKIDQVVRLYVV; encoded by the exons atggGGCAACAGCAATCAAAAGGCGAATTGCTATATCAGCAAGTGAATTACGGCAATACAGAAGGAATCAAAGCTCTTTACACAGAAGGCGCTGGCCTTGAG TGGATAGATAGAGAAGGTAAAACGCCACTAATATTAGCGTGCTTGAACCCAGAGCTATATAACGTGGCTAAAACTTTGATAGAGCTTGGTGCTAATGTTAATGCTTATAGACCTG GTCGTAATGGAGGAACTCCTTTACATCATGCTGCGAAAAGAGGGCTTGCTAATACTGTTAAATTACTTCTTTCCCATGGAG CAAATGCATTAGTAATGAATGATGATTGTCAAACTCCTCTTGAAGTTGCTAGGGCTAAAGGATACAGTAATGTTGTCCGTACAATTGAG GGTTACATTTGTTTATTCTCTGGTTTGATGCGGGAATTCTATGGGCCTGGATTTCTTGAGGTACTAGCTCCTCAGTTTGTTTCAAGAAAAGT ATGGGTTGTTATTTTACCAACCGGATCCCGTAATCCTACAAAGCCTTTCAAGTTGGAGCTTGCCATGTATTCTAGTGCACAG GATGCCCAACCACGTATATTGATTGCATTGTGGAGAGCTAATCTGGAGGAACCAAAGTTTCACCATTCTGACCCTTCAGTGATAATTGACGAAAGCTCCACCA TCCCAAGAGGAAGGAGGCGGAGACGAGCGAGGCATAGGCCTCGAACAGTTAGGC AAACACGCATTAAACTTGCACCAGGAAATGAAGGTGACAAGCAGCAGCTTCAGTGGTTCTGTGATGCATGCAGAGGAATTCCACAG GCAATGCGTCCCCCTGCATTTTTGCATAGTTCTGAGTCTTCAGCTGTTCAAGCAACAGCACCTACATCTACGGAAGATTTAGAATTAGCAATGGCAATTAATGCATCCGTCCAGTCTGCCGCAGCAGAGGCACCTGTTATTGATATTCACTCTAGCGAAGCGAGTTCTTCCACCAGTTCTAGCAGTCAAAGTACTCTGTCTGCACCATTGGCCCCTCCTCCAAAAGCAGCTAGCAACATGTGGGCAGCACATGATGGTGGCCCTAGTTGCAATTTAATTCGGGAAAACCATATCCAGAATAGTATCTCTATTGTTCAAACAGCAACTCAAACCCCAACTTTGGTCCCATCAGCACCACCTATCATAGATGAGATTGTAGAAGATGGTCCAATTCACTATCCATCAATTGATTCTAGCCTTGTTGATTTGACTTCTCCACCTGAGGAGAACTTACCAGCTAGCACAggcaaaaagaaacaagatgGAGAATCTTCATCTTGTGTTATATGTTTGGATGCTCCAGTTGAGGGGGCTTGCATCCCATGTGGCCATATGGCAGGCTGCATGTCTTGTTTGAAGGAGATCAAAGCCAAGGAATGGGGTTGCCCTGTGTGCCGTGCCAAGATTGACCAGGTTGTTAGGTTGTATGTTGTTTGA
- the LOC107262398 gene encoding protein LIGHT-DEPENDENT SHORT HYPOCOTYLS 4: MDSLQEFDSTTPTLPLTITTSPTTITSAVSSSSTSTLSRYENQKRRDWNTFGQYLRNHRPPLSLSRCSGAHVLEFLRYLDQFGKTKVHTQLCPFFGHPNPPAPCPCPLRQAWGSLDALIGRLRAAFEEHGGKPENNPFGARAVRLYLREVRDSQAKARGISYEKKKRKRPPQQPQQQQQSPALLMAPQLPPPPQTAAAATTGARDDQ, encoded by the coding sequence ATGGACTCACTTCAAGAATTTGACTCCACAACACCAACTCTTCCACTGACAATCACCACAAGCCCCACTACCATCACCAGTGCTGTCTCTTCCTCATCCACTTCCACTCTCAGCCGTTATGAGAACCAAAAGCGCCGAGACTGGAACACCTTTGGCCAATACCTCCGGAACCACAGGCCACCACTCTCACTGTCCAGATGCAGTGGAGCTCATGTTCTTGAGTTCTTGCGTTACTTAGACCAGTTTGGGAAAACCAAAGTCCATACTCAACTCTGCCCTTTCTTTGGACATCCAAACCCACCTGCTCCTTGCCCTTGTCCTCTTCGCCAAGCCTGGGGTAGCCTCGATGCTCTCATTGGCAGACTTCGTGCCGCCTTTGAAGAACATGGAGGTAAGCCAGAGAATAATCCTTTCGGAGCTCGTGCTGTCAGGCTTTATCTACGTGAAGTTAGAGATTCACAAGCTAAAGCTAGAGGGATTAGCtatgagaagaagaagagaaagagaccACCACAGCAGccgcagcagcagcagcagagTCCTGCATTACTCATGGCTCCGCAGCTTCCGCCACCACCAcaaacagcagcagcagccaCTACCGGTGCGAGGGATGATCAGTAA